The Paenibacillus uliginis N3/975 genome has a window encoding:
- a CDS encoding aspartate kinase, with protein sequence MSLYVMKFGGSSVGDTERMQRVARRIVEKQDEGHQCVVVVSAMGDTTDELIDQSKILNPNPPAREMDMLMTTGEQISMSLLSMAIHSLGREAVSYTGWQAGFRTEPVHGKARITDISPIRVKKALDDGKIVIVAGFQGMSDDGEITTLGRGGSDTTAVALAAAIHADICEIYTDVDGIYSTDPRVVKCARKLNEISYDEMLELANLGAAVLHPRAVEYAKHNRVQLVVRSSFNYNEGTVVKEEANMEQGVVVSGIAYDKNVARISILGVGDFPGVLAKMFGELAKEEIDVDIIVQSGVLNGEADFSFTVSLGDRERALSVIEGIRDELPFRGVTFEDNLVKVSIVGAGMVSHPGVAAQMFDVISREGVSIKMVSTSEIKVSCVIDGSNLQNVVQALHTAYGLDTDQQATVGGPQERR encoded by the coding sequence TTGTCACTGTATGTCATGAAATTCGGAGGAAGTTCCGTGGGGGATACGGAACGGATGCAGCGCGTCGCCCGAAGAATCGTTGAGAAGCAAGATGAGGGTCACCAGTGTGTAGTTGTCGTGTCAGCAATGGGGGATACGACGGATGAGTTGATCGACCAATCAAAAATATTGAATCCAAATCCTCCCGCGCGCGAGATGGATATGTTGATGACTACAGGTGAACAGATATCGATGTCCCTGCTGTCGATGGCAATTCACAGTTTGGGGCGTGAGGCGGTGTCTTATACGGGATGGCAGGCTGGTTTCCGTACAGAGCCGGTTCATGGGAAAGCCAGAATTACGGATATCTCACCGATTCGTGTTAAAAAAGCTCTAGACGATGGGAAAATTGTTATCGTCGCAGGTTTTCAGGGCATGTCGGATGATGGAGAGATAACGACACTCGGGCGCGGTGGCTCGGATACAACAGCCGTAGCGCTGGCTGCGGCCATTCATGCTGATATATGCGAGATCTATACAGATGTAGACGGCATCTATTCGACTGATCCTCGTGTCGTGAAATGTGCACGAAAGCTGAATGAGATTTCCTACGATGAAATGCTGGAACTTGCAAATCTGGGTGCTGCTGTACTGCATCCACGTGCTGTGGAGTATGCGAAGCATAACCGGGTTCAGCTTGTTGTCAGATCCAGCTTTAATTATAACGAGGGAACGGTTGTTAAGGAGGAAGCTAACATGGAACAAGGTGTGGTGGTGAGCGGGATCGCTTACGACAAAAACGTTGCGAGAATCAGCATTTTGGGAGTAGGCGATTTTCCGGGAGTCTTGGCGAAGATGTTCGGAGAACTCGCTAAGGAAGAAATCGACGTCGATATTATCGTACAGAGCGGTGTTCTGAACGGCGAGGCTGACTTCTCCTTTACGGTGTCTCTTGGTGACCGTGAGCGTGCACTTTCTGTTATTGAAGGAATTCGAGATGAACTGCCGTTCCGTGGAGTCACTTTCGAAGATAACTTGGTTAAAGTGTCCATCGTCGGAGCCGGCATGGTCAGTCATCCAGGTGTAGCAGCCCAAATGTTCGATGTTATTTCAAGAGAGGGCGTCAGCATTAAGATGGTCAGTACGTCTGAAATTAAGGTTTCGTGTGTTATTGACGGCTCGAACCTGCAAAATGTAGTTCAGGCGCTTCATACCGCTTACGGGCTGGATACGGATCAACAGGCGACTGTTGGAGGCCCGCAGGAGCGCAGATAA
- the efp gene encoding elongation factor P, with amino-acid sequence MISVNDFKTGLTVEVDGDIFTVLDFQHVKPGKGAAFVRSKLKNLRNGNTVEKTFRAGETIGRAIIENRGVQYLYASGQEHVFMDNETYDQFSLTSEQLEWELNFLKENMNVHIISYQGEILGINLPNSVELKVVETEPGIKGNTATGATKNAKVESGLNVQVPLFINEEDVLLIDTREGKYISRA; translated from the coding sequence ATGATTTCAGTCAACGATTTTAAAACAGGATTAACCGTAGAAGTAGATGGGGATATTTTTACCGTATTGGATTTTCAGCACGTTAAACCAGGTAAAGGTGCAGCTTTTGTTCGCTCCAAGCTGAAAAATCTTCGTAACGGCAACACCGTTGAGAAGACTTTCCGTGCAGGTGAAACGATTGGCCGGGCTATTATCGAGAACCGTGGTGTACAGTATCTGTATGCTAGCGGTCAAGAGCATGTATTTATGGACAACGAAACTTATGATCAGTTCAGCTTGACTAGCGAACAGCTTGAATGGGAACTGAATTTCCTGAAAGAGAACATGAATGTTCATATTATCAGCTACCAGGGTGAAATTTTGGGAATTAACCTGCCAAACAGCGTTGAGCTGAAGGTCGTTGAAACAGAGCCTGGTATTAAAGGCAACACGGCTACAGGCGCTACCAAAAATGCCAAAGTAGAAAGCGGACTGAACGTACAAGTTCCTCTCTTCATTAACGAAGAAGATGTACTGCTCATCGATACCCGTGAAGGCAAGTACATCTCCCGTGCGTAA
- a CDS encoding M24 family metallopeptidase, whose protein sequence is MANKRVKQLREKLQSHGLSAMLVASPINRRYLTGFTGSAGYVLIIREQSYLLTDFRYMTQAPQQAAGFKVVEHGAKVMDTVKELLATEGITSLGFEQEHVTYAVFAAYTEQLKPVSLVPVSGLVEELRIFKDSEELKVMQRAADLADATFSHVLSIVETGKTEREIDLQMEMFMRSHGATSSSFDTIVASGERSALPHGVASERVIQGDEFITFDFGALLDGYCSDLTRTIAVGTPDPKLKEIYDIVLEAQLHALDHIKPGMTGREADALARDIITKYGYGDYFGHSTGHGLGMEVHESPRLSKLSDDVLKPGMVVTVEPGIYLPGLGGVRIEDDIVITETGIHILTSSSKEYTVL, encoded by the coding sequence ATGGCTAACAAACGGGTTAAACAATTGCGTGAGAAGCTACAAAGTCATGGATTGTCTGCAATGCTTGTTGCAAGTCCAATCAACCGGCGTTATTTGACCGGGTTTACCGGATCTGCGGGTTATGTGCTGATTATCCGCGAGCAATCTTATCTGCTGACGGATTTTCGTTACATGACACAGGCTCCTCAACAGGCTGCGGGATTTAAAGTTGTTGAGCATGGCGCCAAAGTGATGGACACAGTAAAAGAGCTACTTGCAACTGAAGGGATTACATCCCTCGGTTTTGAGCAGGAGCATGTTACATATGCAGTTTTTGCTGCTTATACGGAACAGCTAAAGCCAGTTAGTCTAGTTCCGGTATCTGGTCTTGTAGAGGAACTGCGTATATTTAAGGACAGTGAGGAATTGAAGGTTATGCAGCGTGCTGCGGATCTCGCAGATGCCACCTTTAGCCATGTCTTAAGTATTGTGGAGACAGGAAAGACAGAGCGGGAAATTGATCTGCAGATGGAAATGTTCATGCGCAGCCATGGGGCGACGTCTTCATCATTCGACACGATTGTGGCTTCCGGTGAGCGTTCAGCCTTGCCGCACGGTGTTGCAAGCGAGCGTGTTATCCAAGGTGATGAATTCATCACGTTTGATTTCGGGGCGCTGCTGGACGGATATTGTTCCGATCTGACAAGAACGATCGCGGTAGGCACACCGGATCCGAAACTGAAAGAAATTTATGATATCGTTCTGGAGGCACAGCTTCACGCACTGGATCATATTAAGCCAGGTATGACGGGACGCGAAGCGGATGCTCTTGCCCGTGATATCATAACAAAATATGGTTATGGTGATTATTTCGGTCACAGTACAGGTCATGGTCTTGGCATGGAGGTTCATGAATCTCCACGTCTGTCCAAGCTTAGCGATGATGTATTGAAACCGGGTATGGTTGTAACCGTAGAACCGGGTATTTATTTGCCGGGTCTCGGCGGTGTTCGCATTGAGGATGATATTGTGATCACCGAAACGGGTATTCATATCTTGACGAGCTCAAGCAAGGAGTACACCGTCCTTTAA
- the aroQ gene encoding type II 3-dehydroquinate dehydratase, which produces MKSIWVINGPNLNLLGVREPGIYGSQGLQSIEDRLRKQADTAGIELTFFQSNHEGAIIDRIHEAMRQADGILLNPGALTHYSYAVRDAISSVKVPTVEVHLSNIHARESFRHTSVIAPVCVGQISGFGAASYELGLIALMDVLERPNS; this is translated from the coding sequence ATGAAATCCATATGGGTGATTAACGGACCGAACTTGAACCTGCTGGGAGTCCGTGAACCGGGGATTTATGGTTCACAAGGCCTGCAGAGTATTGAGGATCGTTTACGTAAACAGGCGGACACCGCCGGAATCGAATTGACCTTCTTTCAATCGAATCACGAGGGTGCAATTATTGACCGGATTCATGAGGCAATGAGACAGGCAGATGGAATTCTGTTGAATCCAGGAGCACTGACACATTACAGCTATGCGGTTCGCGACGCGATAAGCTCTGTAAAAGTACCTACTGTGGAAGTGCATCTATCCAACATTCATGCCAGAGAATCTTTCCGCCATACCTCAGTCATTGCTCCGGTTTGTGTGGGACAGATTTCTGGTTTTGGTGCTGCCAGTTATGAGCTTGGCTTGATAGCACTGATGGACGTTCTGGAACGCCCAAATTCGTAA
- a CDS encoding YqhR family membrane protein has translation MNQTHDRSEGIHTNRFFFALELGFYAGFIWGAIRWIFYAFHFSSILPGFILEPFFKHSFLISTAGQVAGWLSFIVLSVIASLVYVYLLRRAKGPWPGIAYGIVWWVVLFIVLEPFLHLTLPIKRLTWDTNISEICLFLLWGLFIGYTVAQEYTDEKQREPQKVLS, from the coding sequence ATGAATCAGACACATGATCGGTCCGAAGGGATCCATACCAACCGTTTTTTCTTCGCATTAGAGCTTGGCTTCTATGCAGGTTTTATCTGGGGAGCAATCCGCTGGATTTTCTATGCCTTTCATTTTAGTTCCATACTTCCGGGATTTATCCTGGAGCCGTTTTTCAAGCATTCTTTCTTAATAAGTACAGCTGGCCAGGTAGCTGGATGGCTGTCATTTATTGTTCTCTCAGTTATCGCATCACTGGTTTACGTTTATCTTTTACGAAGAGCCAAGGGGCCTTGGCCGGGGATTGCCTACGGGATTGTATGGTGGGTTGTACTGTTTATTGTACTCGAACCATTTCTGCATTTGACATTGCCCATTAAACGTCTGACATGGGATACAAACATATCTGAAATATGTCTGTTCCTGCTGTGGGGTCTGTTTATCGGATATACAGTAGCACAGGAATATACGGATGAAAAACAGCGAGAACCCCAGAAGGTGCTGAGCTGA
- a CDS encoding DUF1385 domain-containing protein: protein MSQKSAPVSYGGQAVIEGVMFGGKHVNVTAVRRKNNEIKFLEVPREDKTWIRKLRKIPLLRGIISLIDSSIKGSKHLNFSADAYADDTLEPEERAQQKEKEESGWSLSMIIGVAAVSVLSFIFGKLLFTLVPVFVEDFLFGDSFDHYVLHNLVEGVIKLILLLAYLWGISLTPVIKRLFQYHGAEHKVITAFEAGEELTVKNVQKHTRLHYRCGSSFMMMTIVLGVVVYSVVPWDTMTERIIQRIALLPLVLGVSFEFLKLTNSLREVPVLRFLGYPGLWLQLLTTKEPADDQVEVSIASFNRMRELDAQYEKVTVQQPMAGSVLDPAKG from the coding sequence TTGTCCCAAAAGTCAGCTCCGGTTAGCTACGGTGGTCAAGCCGTCATCGAGGGTGTAATGTTCGGCGGCAAACATGTAAACGTCACGGCTGTTCGGAGAAAAAACAACGAGATCAAGTTTCTTGAGGTGCCTCGTGAAGACAAGACTTGGATTCGCAAGCTCCGTAAAATTCCGCTTCTTCGCGGCATCATCAGTCTAATAGATTCGAGCATCAAGGGCTCCAAACATCTCAATTTCTCAGCCGACGCTTATGCCGATGACACTCTGGAACCAGAAGAACGTGCACAGCAAAAAGAAAAGGAAGAATCAGGCTGGAGTCTCAGCATGATTATCGGTGTCGCAGCCGTCAGCGTACTTTCCTTTATTTTCGGTAAACTCTTGTTTACACTTGTTCCTGTATTTGTAGAAGATTTTTTGTTCGGTGACTCATTTGATCATTATGTACTTCATAATCTGGTTGAAGGCGTCATTAAACTCATACTCCTTCTTGCCTATCTATGGGGTATATCGCTTACTCCCGTCATCAAGCGGTTGTTCCAGTATCATGGTGCGGAGCATAAAGTGATTACGGCATTTGAAGCTGGAGAAGAACTGACCGTTAAAAATGTTCAAAAGCACACCCGGCTTCATTACCGTTGTGGTAGCAGCTTTATGATGATGACCATCGTGCTGGGCGTTGTCGTTTATTCCGTAGTGCCTTGGGATACGATGACAGAACGCATCATCCAGCGGATTGCTCTTCTGCCCCTTGTGCTTGGAGTGTCCTTTGAATTTTTGAAACTCACAAATTCCCTCAGAGAAGTTCCAGTTCTCCGTTTCCTTGGATATCCCGGACTCTGGCTTCAACTGTTGACAACAAAAGAACCGGCAGACGATCAAGTGGAAGTGTCCATTGCCTCCTTTAACCGGATGCGTGAGCTGGATGCCCAATATGAAAAAGTCACAGTTCAGCAGCCGATGGCAGGAAGTGTTCTGGATCCCGCGAAAGGATGA
- a CDS encoding patatin-like phospholipase family protein: MHINAVFEGGGVKGISLAGAVKAAELAGVHFSRVAGTSSGSIVAAVLAAGYTADEMKKIIEATPFQSLLKRAPFFNTRIIGPALRVLIKKGLYSGEALENWIRRILLDKGIFTFSDIPAGKLYIVASDITNGKLLVLPDDLRHYGINPSTFPVAKAVRMSCSIPYFFDPVILRLIGAPARGKSFNEQFVYVVDGGLLSNFPLWLFDRQSKGGPEPLPVVGFQMVGKNRNDPHHIDGPVSMLTAMFETMLSAHDERYIEQQNRDRTIKIPTLGISTTHFNLSTAESMKLYESGLKAGKEFFSSWRPGQ, encoded by the coding sequence ATGCATATCAATGCCGTATTTGAGGGCGGTGGAGTTAAAGGGATCTCGTTGGCGGGAGCTGTAAAAGCAGCCGAACTTGCTGGAGTCCATTTCAGCAGAGTTGCTGGAACATCTTCAGGCTCTATTGTTGCTGCAGTTTTGGCGGCAGGGTACACAGCAGATGAAATGAAGAAAATTATTGAAGCAACACCTTTTCAATCATTACTGAAGCGAGCACCTTTCTTTAACACCCGAATCATAGGTCCTGCACTTAGAGTACTCATCAAAAAAGGGTTGTACTCGGGTGAAGCACTGGAAAACTGGATTCGCCGAATATTGCTGGATAAAGGAATATTTACGTTTTCTGATATTCCTGCCGGGAAGCTGTACATTGTAGCCTCGGATATTACTAATGGTAAACTTCTGGTGCTTCCGGATGACTTGCGTCATTACGGAATTAACCCGTCAACCTTTCCGGTAGCCAAGGCTGTCCGCATGAGCTGTAGCATTCCTTATTTTTTTGATCCTGTCATCTTACGGTTGATTGGAGCACCTGCTCGAGGGAAATCTTTCAACGAGCAATTCGTTTATGTGGTAGATGGCGGCTTGCTTAGTAACTTTCCGCTTTGGCTGTTTGACCGTCAGTCCAAAGGAGGACCAGAACCTCTTCCGGTTGTCGGGTTTCAAATGGTCGGTAAGAACCGAAATGATCCCCATCACATTGACGGGCCTGTCAGCATGCTGACAGCCATGTTTGAAACGATGCTCTCTGCACATGATGAACGTTATATCGAGCAGCAAAATCGGGATCGTACCATCAAAATTCCTACGCTTGGTATTAGCACAACTCATTTCAATCTTTCAACAGCAGAAAGCATGAAGTTGTATGAATCAGGTTTAAAGGCGGGGAAGGAATTTTTCTCCTCGTGGAGACCAGGTCAATAA
- a CDS encoding family 10 glycosylhydrolase, whose protein sequence is MKFRRWLLVLLLSLLCLPSVVPAAQAKSPGISIFLDGQKLDSDISPYILPKVNVTMVPTRVISEGLGASVNWDQKSKTVTVSKDGLQLVMTSGRTTALVNGSSVSLDASVQIKNSRVMVPIRFISENLGLTVKWNQAAQQISLTSTQVTPPVDPGIPVPDNEKIRGVWISTVFNLDWPSTKNNILKQQNEYTTLLDTLQDTGINAVFVQVRPAGDALYPSEIVPWSKVLTGTQGVDPGYDPLAFMVEETHRRGMEFHAWFNPFRANSETSTAGLAPNHVALTHPEWMIKVNNQLMINPGIPEARQHIIDAIMEVVSGYEIDGIHLDDYFYPSNATINDAATYKTYNDGSFTDIGDWRRGNINTFVQTLGDSINRVKPSVEFGISPFGVWRNKSADPTGSDTSAGVTAYDSMYADLRTWIRNGWIDYIAPQIYWSMNFTAADYDKLVDWWVNEVKGTDVDLLIGHAAYKVGDLKQEKSWHTASEIIAQLQYNEQFNEIDGSIFFRAKNLISNPLGLLDQLKLYYQS, encoded by the coding sequence ATGAAATTTCGAAGATGGTTGTTGGTGCTGTTATTGTCGTTATTATGTCTCCCGTCGGTCGTTCCTGCTGCGCAGGCAAAGAGTCCGGGCATCAGCATCTTTCTGGATGGACAAAAGCTAGACAGCGATATTTCTCCATACATATTGCCCAAGGTGAACGTCACCATGGTTCCGACCCGCGTGATCAGCGAAGGATTAGGTGCCTCGGTTAACTGGGATCAGAAATCTAAAACGGTAACTGTAAGTAAAGACGGATTACAACTTGTTATGACCTCGGGACGAACTACCGCTCTCGTTAACGGTTCATCCGTTTCGCTGGATGCTTCCGTACAGATCAAAAACAGTAGAGTGATGGTGCCGATCCGATTTATAAGCGAAAATTTAGGATTGACGGTGAAATGGAATCAAGCGGCTCAGCAAATATCATTAACCAGTACACAGGTAACTCCTCCGGTGGATCCCGGTATTCCTGTGCCAGATAATGAAAAAATACGAGGCGTTTGGATATCAACGGTATTTAACCTGGACTGGCCTTCAACCAAAAATAATATTCTGAAGCAGCAGAACGAATATACGACGCTTTTGGACACACTTCAGGATACGGGTATAAATGCGGTGTTCGTTCAGGTTCGACCAGCGGGTGATGCGTTGTATCCGTCCGAGATTGTTCCTTGGTCGAAAGTGTTGACAGGTACACAAGGAGTTGATCCCGGGTATGATCCTTTAGCATTTATGGTAGAGGAAACACATCGTAGGGGAATGGAGTTTCACGCCTGGTTTAATCCTTTCAGGGCTAACTCAGAAACATCAACGGCTGGATTGGCTCCAAACCACGTCGCGCTGACGCATCCTGAATGGATGATTAAAGTGAACAACCAGTTGATGATTAATCCGGGTATACCTGAAGCCCGTCAGCATATCATTGATGCGATTATGGAAGTCGTAAGTGGGTACGAAATTGATGGAATTCATTTAGACGATTATTTCTATCCTTCTAACGCAACGATTAATGATGCAGCAACTTACAAAACTTACAATGACGGTTCCTTCACAGACATTGGAGACTGGCGCCGTGGTAACATTAACACGTTTGTACAGACTCTTGGAGATAGCATTAACCGTGTCAAGCCTTCCGTTGAGTTCGGTATCAGTCCATTTGGGGTGTGGCGAAATAAATCAGCTGACCCAACTGGATCGGATACGTCGGCCGGAGTGACAGCTTATGACAGCATGTATGCAGATTTACGCACCTGGATTCGTAATGGGTGGATTGATTACATTGCTCCACAAATTTACTGGAGTATGAATTTTACGGCCGCCGATTACGATAAGCTGGTAGATTGGTGGGTAAACGAAGTTAAGGGCACAGATGTAGATCTGCTGATCGGACATGCCGCATATAAAGTGGGAGATCTGAAACAGGAGAAGAGCTGGCACACTGCTTCTGAAATTATTGCCCAATTACAGTACAACGAACAGTTCAACGAAATAGACGGAAGTATCTTTTTCAGAGCAAAGAACCTTATAAGCAATCCGCTCGGACTTCTTGATCAATTGAAATTATATTATCAATCATAA
- the mntR gene encoding transcriptional regulator MntR, producing MPTPSMEDYLERIYKLIDEKGYARVSDIAEGLEVHPSSVTKMIQKLDKDEYLIYEKYRGLVLTSKGKKMGKRLMARHQLLEEFLGLIGVQEENIYRDVEGIEHHLSWDSITRIETLVEFFKRDENRLQKLRDIHNELVSES from the coding sequence ATGCCGACACCTAGCATGGAGGATTATTTGGAGCGCATCTACAAGCTGATTGACGAGAAGGGATATGCGCGCGTTTCGGATATTGCCGAAGGCTTGGAGGTTCACCCCTCATCCGTCACGAAAATGATTCAGAAGCTTGATAAAGATGAATATTTAATTTACGAAAAATATCGTGGTCTTGTACTGACGAGCAAAGGCAAGAAGATGGGTAAACGGTTAATGGCCCGCCATCAACTGCTCGAAGAGTTCCTTGGCCTGATTGGTGTTCAGGAAGAGAACATTTATAGGGATGTTGAAGGGATCGAGCATCATTTAAGCTGGGATTCCATCACTCGTATTGAAACGCTAGTAGAATTTTTCAAACGTGACGAGAATCGTCTCCAGAAGTTGCGTGACATTCACAACGAGCTAGTCAGCGAATCGTAA
- the splB gene encoding spore photoproduct lyase: protein MTKQTLVRPARTLKSTRPFIPDLVYFEPGALEYPKGKQIMDFVTTRGIEYRMTTSHNRITNLPGETEQEKYRIAKRTLVVGVRKTLTFDQSKPSADYAIPISTGCMGHCHYCYLQTTLGAKPYIRVYVNTDQILSKAKEYIEERAPQITTFEAACTSDPVGLEHITGSLQELIQFMANEEFGRLRFVTKFHHVWPLLDIKHNNHTRIRFSINSDYVIRQFEPATSRFDERIDAAAKIAHAGYPLGFIIAPIIWYDGWEKGYAELLERLAKALPSDVTDGLTFEMIQHRFTKTAKNVIEKRYPKSKLEMDIAKRKQKWGRWGQYKYVYPNEQQTALREFITERIFEYFPMAKIDYFT, encoded by the coding sequence ATGACCAAACAAACATTGGTACGTCCCGCTCGTACCTTAAAAAGCACTCGGCCGTTCATTCCGGATCTTGTTTATTTTGAACCCGGAGCATTAGAATATCCAAAAGGCAAACAAATTATGGACTTTGTGACAACGAGGGGCATTGAATACCGAATGACCACCTCTCATAACCGGATTACAAATCTGCCAGGTGAAACCGAACAGGAAAAATATCGGATTGCTAAAAGAACGTTAGTTGTAGGTGTCCGAAAGACATTAACCTTCGACCAGTCCAAACCTTCAGCTGATTACGCAATTCCGATCTCAACAGGCTGTATGGGCCACTGCCATTACTGTTATTTGCAAACCACTCTTGGAGCAAAACCCTATATCCGTGTCTATGTGAATACAGATCAAATCCTAAGCAAAGCTAAAGAGTATATTGAGGAAAGAGCGCCCCAGATTACAACATTTGAAGCGGCTTGTACTTCAGACCCCGTAGGACTTGAGCACATCACCGGGTCTCTGCAGGAGCTGATTCAATTCATGGCCAATGAGGAATTCGGGCGCTTGAGATTTGTAACCAAATTCCATCATGTCTGGCCGCTGCTAGATATAAAACACAACAATCACACCCGCATCCGTTTCAGCATCAACTCAGACTATGTCATAAGGCAATTTGAGCCCGCGACCTCCAGATTCGATGAACGGATTGACGCAGCTGCTAAAATCGCTCATGCCGGTTATCCGCTGGGTTTTATTATAGCCCCCATCATCTGGTATGACGGCTGGGAAAAGGGTTATGCCGAACTTCTGGAACGCCTGGCAAAGGCACTTCCTTCTGATGTGACGGACGGTTTAACATTTGAGATGATCCAGCATCGGTTTACAAAGACAGCTAAAAATGTCATCGAGAAAAGATATCCGAAATCCAAGCTTGAAATGGATATCGCGAAACGAAAGCAGAAATGGGGGCGCTGGGGTCAATATAAGTATGTATATCCCAATGAACAACAAACCGCCCTGCGCGAATTTATCACAGAGCGGATTTTTGAATATTTTCCAATGGCAAAGATTGATTACTTTACTTAA
- a CDS encoding cytochrome c biogenesis CcdA family protein has protein sequence MDDINIWIAFAAGFASFISPCCLPLYPSYLSIITGMSVNELKTEQNRKEVRRRTLTHTLAFILGFSAVYYTLGWGAGKFGEIFVEYQDLIRQLSALLIILMGLMLLGIFQPKFLMKDRKFDFKSKPTGYIGTFLFGIGFAAGWSPCVGPILMAIIAMAATDPSTWFPLITSYSLGFAVPFFILAFFIGSTKWILKYSGTIMKVGGVLMILMGILLFTNQMFRITIWLQSLTPEWLRF, from the coding sequence ATGGATGATATTAATATCTGGATCGCGTTCGCGGCAGGTTTTGCTTCTTTCATATCACCGTGCTGTCTGCCTCTATACCCGTCCTACTTGTCTATTATTACGGGAATGTCAGTTAATGAGCTAAAAACGGAACAGAACCGGAAGGAAGTCCGCAGGCGCACACTAACTCATACGCTGGCGTTCATCCTTGGGTTCTCTGCCGTTTATTATACGCTCGGCTGGGGTGCCGGAAAATTCGGAGAAATATTTGTAGAGTATCAGGATCTGATCCGGCAGCTTTCAGCACTTCTTATTATTTTGATGGGTCTAATGCTGTTAGGTATTTTTCAACCTAAATTTCTGATGAAGGACCGGAAGTTTGATTTCAAATCCAAACCGACCGGATACATAGGTACATTTTTATTCGGAATCGGGTTCGCAGCAGGGTGGTCGCCCTGTGTAGGTCCGATTCTGATGGCCATTATTGCGATGGCTGCAACGGATCCAAGCACATGGTTCCCACTGATTACTTCATATTCACTGGGCTTTGCTGTACCATTTTTCATTCTTGCATTCTTTATAGGGTCGACCAAGTGGATTCTTAAATACTCGGGAACCATAATGAAAGTCGGCGGTGTGCTGATGATTTTGATGGGTATTCTGCTGTTTACAAACCAAATGTTCAGAATTACGATCTGGCTGCAGTCACTGACACCAGAATGGTTAAGATTTTAA
- a CDS encoding metal ABC transporter permease — MLDIIQSDFFQRALLGGILIGLTAPLIGIFLVLRRLSMIGDTLSHVTIAGVALGFLIEVYPLAAGLVFAVVASFAIEKLRKAYKSYAELSIAIIMSGGIALASLFFTLGMGYNTDVMSYLFGSIYTLDTMDLYMVGGVTLVVVVVVGLLFKEFFLLSFEEDAASVSGLPVKMMNMLITVLTALVVSTAIKIVGALLVSALLTIPVAISLLLAKSFRSSIVLSVIISEIAVIMGLILAGVFNLAPGATIVLLLIALLTVTLVGKKGLAT; from the coding sequence TTGCTTGATATTATACAAAGTGATTTTTTCCAGCGGGCACTCCTGGGCGGCATTTTGATCGGTTTAACAGCACCGCTTATCGGTATCTTTCTGGTGCTGCGGAGATTGTCCATGATTGGAGATACGCTGTCTCACGTTACAATAGCGGGGGTAGCACTTGGTTTTCTGATCGAGGTATATCCGCTGGCAGCCGGACTTGTGTTTGCTGTAGTGGCTTCATTTGCTATCGAGAAGCTCCGAAAGGCATACAAAAGCTACGCCGAGCTGTCCATCGCGATTATAATGTCTGGAGGTATTGCGCTGGCATCACTCTTTTTCACATTAGGAATGGGTTATAATACAGACGTTATGAGTTATCTATTCGGTAGCATATATACACTCGATACGATGGATCTTTATATGGTCGGTGGTGTAACGTTAGTTGTGGTCGTGGTCGTCGGACTGTTGTTTAAGGAGTTTTTCCTGCTTAGCTTTGAGGAAGATGCAGCAAGCGTGAGCGGTCTTCCCGTCAAAATGATGAACATGCTAATCACGGTACTTACAGCGTTAGTTGTAAGTACAGCAATCAAAATAGTAGGTGCTCTGCTCGTTTCTGCGCTTCTGACCATTCCGGTTGCCATCAGTCTTCTGCTTGCGAAGAGCTTTCGATCTTCTATTGTGCTGTCAGTCATCATATCGGAGATTGCGGTCATTATGGGGCTTATATTAGCTGGGGTGTTCAATCTGGCGCCAGGGGCAACCATTGTTTTGTTGCTAATCGCTTTGCTTACCGTTACACTAGTCGGTAAAAAAGGTTTAGCAACATAA